The Carassius carassius chromosome 9, fCarCar2.1, whole genome shotgun sequence genome includes a region encoding these proteins:
- the LOC132149174 gene encoding ferritin, middle subunit-like — MDSQVRQNYDRDCEALINKMINLELYAGYTYTSMAHYFKRDDVALHGFAKFFKKNSEEEREHAEKFMELQNKRGGRIVLQDVKKPERDEWDNGLTAMQCALQLEKKVNQALLDLHKVTSEKGDPHLCDFLETHYLDEQVEAIKKIGDHITNLTKMDAGNNRMAEYLFDKHTLGGDSS, encoded by the exons ATGGATTCTCAGGTTCGCCAAAACTACGACCGCGACTGCGAGGCTTTGATCAACAAGATGATCAACTTGGAGCTTTACGCTGGATACACCTACACCTCCATG GCTCACTACTTCAAAAGGGATGACGTCGCCCTTCATGGGTTTGCCAAGTTCTTCAAGAAGAACAGCGAGGAGGAGCGCGAGCACGCGGAGAAGTTCATGGAGCTCCAGAACAAGAGGGGAGGACGCATCGTGCTTCAGGACGTCAAG AAACCTGAGCGTGATGAGTGGGACAATGGACTGACTGCTATGCAGTGTGCTCTTCAGCTGGAGAAGAAGGTCAACCAGGCTCTGCTGGACCTGCATAAGGTTACTTCTGAGAAAGGAGACCCTCAT CTGTGTGACTTCCTGGAGACTCACTATTTGGATGAGCAGGTTGAGGCCATTAAGAAGATTGGTGACCACATCACCAACCTTACCAAGATGGATGCTGGCAACAACAGGATGGCAGAGTACCTGTTTGACAAGCACACCCTGGGTGGAGACAGCAGCTAA
- the LOC132149172 gene encoding ferritin, middle subunit-like encodes METSQVRQNYDRDCEASINNMISLELYAGYTYTSMAHYFKRDDVALHGFAKFFKKNSEEEREHAEKFMELQNKRGGRIVLQDVKKPERDEWDNGLTAMQCALQLEKKVNQALLDLHKVASEKGDPHLCDFLETHYLDEQVEAIKKIGDHITNLTKMDAGNNRMAEYLFHKHTLGGDSS; translated from the exons ATGGAGACTTCTCAGGTTCGCCAGAACTACGACCGCGACTGCGAGGCATCGATCAACAATATGATCAGTTTGGAGCTTTATGCTGGATACACCTACACCTCCATG GCTCACTACTTCAAACGGGATGACGTCGCCCTTCATGGGTTTGCCAAGTTTTTCAAGAAGAACAGCGAGGAGGAGCGCGAGCACGCGGAGAAGTTCATGGAGCTCCAGAACAAGAGGGGAGGACGCATCGTGCTTCAGGACGTCAAG AAACCTGAGCGTGATGAGTGGGACAATGGACTGACTGCTATGCAGTGTGCTCTTCAGCTGGAGAAGAAGGTCAACCAGGCTCTGCTGGACCTGCATAAGGTGGCATCTGAGAAGGGAGATCCTCAT CTGTGTGACTTCCTGGAGACTCACTATTTGGATGAGCAGGTTGAGGCCATTAAGAAGATTGGTGACCACATCACCAACCTTACCAAGATGGATGCTGGCAACAACAGGATGGCAGAGTACCTGTTTCACAAGCACACCCTGGGTGGAGACAGCAGCTAA
- the syt5a gene encoding synaptotagmin Va isoform X1, whose product MRLVSVQHRVRRAAESEEETKPSPPPLPPPSHHSHNFINMKNKFFNELGHLPMPMWAIGAIVVVVLALVACFAFCVYKKCLGGKKKTKKVRERKGGRRRMKKEGEEEAGEEQPKEGEGEGEKEHYGKLEYTLDYNFTDNQLIVGILQAQDLAAMDMGGTSDPYVKVYMLPDKKKKFETKVQRKNLCPVFNETFMFKIPFNDLAGQTLVLQVFDFDRFGKHDVIGEIKIPMNSIDLAQPIHEWKDLVGGLKEEQEKLGDVCISLRYVPTSGKLTVCIMEAKNLKKMDVGGLSDPFVKVVLQHNGKRIKKKKTTVKQNTLNPYFNESFSFEIPFAQIQKIQVLITVYDYDKLGSNDPIGKCWIGFGASGVGLRHWSDMLANPRRPVAQWHTLQPEEEIDAALKAPIR is encoded by the exons ATGCGTTTGGTCAGCGTGCAGCATCGTGTGCGGAGAGCAGCAGAATCAGAGGAGGAGACCAAACCTTCTCCACCCCCTCTGCCCCCTCCCTCTCACCACTCACACAACTTCATAAATATGAAGAACAAGTTTTTCAATGAGCTTGGCCATCTACCTA TGCCTATGTGGGCTATTGGTGCCATAGTTGTGGTCGTGCTTGCCCTGGTTGCCTGCTTTGCTTTCTGTGTCTATAAGAAGTGCTTGGGAgggaagaaaaaaactaaaaaagtcaGAGAGAGGAAGGGAGGACGAAGAAGGATGAAAAAGGAAGGAGAGGAAGAAGCAGGCGAG GAACAACCGAAAGAAGGAGAGGGCGAGGGAGAGAAAGAACATTATGGCAAGTTGGAGTACACTCTGGACTATAACTTCACTGACAATCAG CTCATTGTGGGTATCTTGCAAGCCCAAGACCTTGCTGCGATGGATATGGGTGGAACATCTGACCCATATGTCAAAGTTTATATGCTACCAGACAAGAAGAAAAAGTTTGAAACCAAGGTCCAGCGCAAGAATCTGTGTCCTGTTTTCAATGAGACATTCATGTTTAAG ATCCCCTTTAATGATCTAGCAGGACAGACTCTGGTCCTGCAGGTGTTTGATTTTGACCGCTTTGGGAAACATGATGTAATTGGAGAGATCAAAATCCCTATGAACAGCATTGACCTGGCCCAGCCCATACACGAATGGAAAGACCTGGTCGGAGGACTGAAAGAGGAA CAAGAGAAACTAGGAGACGTCTGTATCTCCCTGCGCTATGTGCCCACATCTGGTAAGCTGACTGTCTGTATCATGGAGGCCAAGAACCTGAAGAAGATGGACGTGGGTGGTTTATCAG ATCCTTTTGTAAAAGTGGttttgcaacacaatggaaagcgtataaagaagaagaagacgacaGTTAAGCAGAACACACTGAACCCCTACTTTAATGAAAGCTTCAGCTTTGAAATCCCCTTCGCTCAGATTCAG AAGATCCAGGTGTTGATCACGGTCTATGACTATGATAAACTGGGAAGCAATGATCCGATTGGGAAGTGCTGGATTGGGTTTGGTGCTAGTGGGGTGGGTCTGCGCCACTGGTCAGACATGCTGGCCAATCCCAGACGACCTGTGGCCCAGTGGCACACCCTTCAGCCTGAAGAGGAAATAGATGCTGCCCTTAAAGCACCTATCCGCTAA
- the syt5a gene encoding synaptotagmin Va isoform X2 produces MFLSIPSTDPKIRMPMWAIGAIVVVVLALVACFAFCVYKKCLGGKKKTKKVRERKGGRRRMKKEGEEEAGEEQPKEGEGEGEKEHYGKLEYTLDYNFTDNQLIVGILQAQDLAAMDMGGTSDPYVKVYMLPDKKKKFETKVQRKNLCPVFNETFMFKIPFNDLAGQTLVLQVFDFDRFGKHDVIGEIKIPMNSIDLAQPIHEWKDLVGGLKEEQEKLGDVCISLRYVPTSGKLTVCIMEAKNLKKMDVGGLSDPFVKVVLQHNGKRIKKKKTTVKQNTLNPYFNESFSFEIPFAQIQKIQVLITVYDYDKLGSNDPIGKCWIGFGASGVGLRHWSDMLANPRRPVAQWHTLQPEEEIDAALKAPIR; encoded by the exons ATGTTTTTATCTATTCCATCAACAGACCCCAAGATCAGAA TGCCTATGTGGGCTATTGGTGCCATAGTTGTGGTCGTGCTTGCCCTGGTTGCCTGCTTTGCTTTCTGTGTCTATAAGAAGTGCTTGGGAgggaagaaaaaaactaaaaaagtcaGAGAGAGGAAGGGAGGACGAAGAAGGATGAAAAAGGAAGGAGAGGAAGAAGCAGGCGAG GAACAACCGAAAGAAGGAGAGGGCGAGGGAGAGAAAGAACATTATGGCAAGTTGGAGTACACTCTGGACTATAACTTCACTGACAATCAG CTCATTGTGGGTATCTTGCAAGCCCAAGACCTTGCTGCGATGGATATGGGTGGAACATCTGACCCATATGTCAAAGTTTATATGCTACCAGACAAGAAGAAAAAGTTTGAAACCAAGGTCCAGCGCAAGAATCTGTGTCCTGTTTTCAATGAGACATTCATGTTTAAG ATCCCCTTTAATGATCTAGCAGGACAGACTCTGGTCCTGCAGGTGTTTGATTTTGACCGCTTTGGGAAACATGATGTAATTGGAGAGATCAAAATCCCTATGAACAGCATTGACCTGGCCCAGCCCATACACGAATGGAAAGACCTGGTCGGAGGACTGAAAGAGGAA CAAGAGAAACTAGGAGACGTCTGTATCTCCCTGCGCTATGTGCCCACATCTGGTAAGCTGACTGTCTGTATCATGGAGGCCAAGAACCTGAAGAAGATGGACGTGGGTGGTTTATCAG ATCCTTTTGTAAAAGTGGttttgcaacacaatggaaagcgtataaagaagaagaagacgacaGTTAAGCAGAACACACTGAACCCCTACTTTAATGAAAGCTTCAGCTTTGAAATCCCCTTCGCTCAGATTCAG AAGATCCAGGTGTTGATCACGGTCTATGACTATGATAAACTGGGAAGCAATGATCCGATTGGGAAGTGCTGGATTGGGTTTGGTGCTAGTGGGGTGGGTCTGCGCCACTGGTCAGACATGCTGGCCAATCCCAGACGACCTGTGGCCCAGTGGCACACCCTTCAGCCTGAAGAGGAAATAGATGCTGCCCTTAAAGCACCTATCCGCTAA
- the LOC132149176 gene encoding troponin T, slow skeletal muscle-like isoform X4 codes for MVPQLAPPKIPEGERVDFDDIHRKRMEKDFLELQTLIDVHFEQRKKEEEELIGLKERIERRRAERAEQQRVRAEKERDRQTRIAEERQRKEDEEAKKRAEDEAKKKKVLSNMGANFGGFLAKAEQKRGKRLTGREVKRKTLSERRSPLGIENLREDGLRQRAQEMWNWIHQLESEKFDLLDQMKRQKYEIVVLLNRISHAQKFKKGHGKGKVGGRWK; via the exons ATGGTTCCACAACTTGCCCCTCCAAAGATTCCAGAGGGTGAGCGGGTTGATTTCGAT GATATTCACCGAAAAAGGATGGAGAAGGACTTTCTGGAGTTACAGACTTTAATTGATGTCCACTTTGAGCAGAGGAAGAAAGAGGAGGAAGAACTGATCGGTCTCAAGGAGAGAATT GAGCGTCGGCGAGCAGAAAGAGCAGAGCAGCAGCGTGTTAgagcagagaaagaaagagaccgACAGACGAGGATCGCG GAAGAGCGTCAGAGGAAAGAGGATGAGGAGGCTAAGAAGAGAGCAGAAGACGAGGCCAAGAAGAAGAAGGTTTTGTCCAATATGGGGGCAAACTTTGGTGGCTTCTTAGCCAAG gCAGAGCAGAAACGTGGAAAGCGTCTTACTGGAAGAGAAGTCAAGAGAAAGACTCTTTCAGAGAGGCGCTCTCCTCTTGGCATCGAAAATCTGCGAGAGGATGGGTTAAG GCAACGAGCTCAGGAGATGTGGAACTGGATTCACCAGCTGGAGTCCGAGAAGTTTGACCTCCTGGATCAAATGAAGAGACAGAAATATGAG ATTGTTGTTCTGTTGAACAGGATTTCTCATGCTCAAAAGTT CAAAAAAGGGCATGGTAAAGGAAAGGTCGGAGGTCGCTGGAAATAA